The following DNA comes from Nicotiana sylvestris chromosome 10, ASM39365v2, whole genome shotgun sequence.
GAAACCCTATCTTCTCTATCATTTTGTTGTTGTGTCTTATCGGCAAcacccccctcaagttggagggggCAGAAAGCACGCCCAACTTGCCTAGTAAACCACGACGAAGAGGCCCAGAAAGGGGCTTGGTAAAGAGGTCAGCGAGTTGATGGTGAGAgggaagaaaagagagagagatgagaCCCACTTGGAACTGTTGCCAAACAAAATGGCAATCAAGTTCCACATATTTGGTATGCTCGTGAAATACAGGGTTTTTGGCGATATGGATGGCAGCTTGACTGACGGAGAGAAGAGTCACTGGCAATGAGGGAATGATAGAAAGATCGTCAAGAAGACGAACAAGCCAGGTCAGTTCAGCAACGACATACCACATTGACCGGTACTCGGCCTCAGCGGAAGACAAAGAGACAGAAGGTTGTTTCTTAGACTTTCAAGAAACAGAACAGCCCTCCAAACTGATAAAAATCCTACTAACAGAACGACGACTATCAGGACAAGAACCCCAATCAGAGTCGCAAAAAGCAAGCAAATCAAGAGAAGGATTAGCAGCCATGAAGAGGCCCAAACTAGGGTCACGAAGAAGATAACGAAGACAATGATGAGCAGCAGAAAAATGAGGCTCTCGAGGGTCTTGCATGAATTGGCTAAGATGATGAACGGCAAAAGAGATGCCAGGACGAGTGTGAGTTAAAAAATTGAGTTTTCCGAAAAGAAGACGACAGAGCAGAGGATTGGCAAGAGGAGGCCCAACACCGGCATGCAATGTAGAATAAGGATCCAAAGGAGAAGAGGCAGGGGACAAACCAAGACAATCAAATTCAGTGAGAAGTTCAAGGGTGAACTTGCGTTGGCAGAGAATAAGACCAGAGGGCTCACGAAGCACTTCCATGCCCAAGAAATAAGATAAGTTCCCCAAGTCTTTAATTTTAAACTCATGATCTAGGAATTGTTTCAAATCATTCAGCTCATAAATATTGTTGCATGTTAGTAAAATATCATCTACATAAGCAGCCACTAGGGAAACAGAATCACCACTCTTTTTGTAAAAAAGAGAGTAACCGTTAAGAGAGTGAGTTAAACCCTTGAAATTGAGAGCAGCAGTCAAGCGGAAATACCACTACCTAAAGGCTTGGCGAAGACCATAGAGAGATTTCTTGAGACGACAAACTAGGTTAGGAGCAGGAGGGTCTAAGCCTGCAGGAAATTTcatatagacttcttcatgtAGATCCCTAGGTAAAAAAGCGTTATTCACATCCAATTGATAAAGTACTCAATTCTTCTTGACAACAATAGCAAGAATGCATCTAATAGTGGTCAATTTGACCACAGGAGAGAAAGTCTCTGTAAAATCAATCCCCTCTCATTGAGTGTCTCTCGAATAACCAAACGAGCTTTGAGCCTTTCGACACTTCTATCAGATTTTAGTTTAACCTTGTAAACCCACTTACAAGGTAAGGCCTTTCTACCAACTGGTAATGGAACTACCTCCCAAGTATCATTGGCCTTCAAAGCATTAAGCTCCTTTGCCATTGCTTCTTGCCAACCAGGGTCCAATACTGCCTGAGAATAACTAGAAGGCTCATGAACATTAGGTACGGAATTTAACAGGCTTTGATTAAGAGTAGAAAGTAGATTGGATGAAATAGTAGAAGGGAAAACATGTGAGATAAAACAAGAGTGAGAGGCATCAGTTAGGTGCACTGCTCCACAGATATAGTCAGACAAATAACTAGGTGCATTGTGTTCTCTTAAAGATTTGTGCAAGACATCATGAGAAACACCAGAAGAAGAAGCAAGATTGATAGAAGGATGAGAAGGAGGTGTAGATGAGGAGGTAGGTGAAACACTAGAAGAAGTAGAAGGAGTAGAAGATGGTGTAGAAGGTGAACTAGGAACAGGACCAGGAACAGATGGAGGAAGTGAAGCAGGAGAGGAAATAGGAACAAGAGAATCAGTAGTAAGGAGAGGAATAGACGAATCAGAAGAAGTAAGAGGTTGTGGTGTAGAAAAATCAATATTGGAAGAAATAGGAAATAACTGAGAGAAAGTAGTGGTAGGATGTGTAAAAGGAAAAATAGATTCATGAAAAATCACATTTCTAGAGAAAAAGATCTTATTGTTTGCTAAATTTAATAGCTTGTAGCCTTTCTTACCAGTAGGATAACCAAAGAATACACAAGTGATAAACCTTGGATCATGTTTGCCTCTAAGATTAGGCAAAGTAGAAGCAAAACATAAGCAGCCAAAATTCCTAAGAAAAGTATAGTCAGGTGGTTTGTGGAACAATATTTCATAAGGAGACTTGTAGTGTAGAAGTTTGGTAGGAAATCTATTAATAAGGAAAGTGGCAGTAAGGAGACATTCCCCCTAATAACAAATGGGTACTTTGGAATGGAAAAGAAGAGCCCTACAGGTTTCCATCAAATGTTTATGTTTTCTCTTAACAATACCATTTTACTAAGGGGTCCCAACACAGGTGGTTTGGTGAATAATTCCTTTGGAAGAAAAATAAGCTATGGCAGCAAGACTGCTTCCTATCTCAAAGGCATTATCAGACCTAACTTTCTTGACTTTgacttcaaattgtctttctaCCATAGCTATGAAAGATTTGAGAACAGTGAAAGAATTACTTTTAGTACTCAGTAGGTATGTCCAAGTACCCCTACTAAAGTCATCGACAATAGTAAGGAAATACTTAAAACCGTTGTAGGTGGGTTCCTTATAAGGTCCCCAGGTATCAATGTGAATAAGTTCAAAAATATGAGAAGTAAAACTTGTGCTGTCTGGAAAAGGTAATCTGTGTTGTCTAGCCATAGGGCAAATGGAACAAAGAATATCTTCTTTAAAAATAGTAGATTGTGGTAAGACAGAAATATATCTCATGGTAGAAATGGGTAAATGTCCTTGCCATACATGCCACAGATTTTTATCAATATTAACAGAATTAGACATAGTATAAGAAGTGCAACATGTTTGAGAAGAGTTTTGTGAAAGTGTAACAGCTTTATTTGAACGCAGGCAATCAACAAGCTTGTGAGTTGAGTAGAAAAGGTAGAGACTAGCTTTGACATCACCAAGGACCAGAGGCCTTCTCAAAGAAAGGTCCTACATCAAACAACAAGTTTCAGCAAAGGTAAGAAGAACTTTGAAATGAGTGTACAGCCTGTTAACTGAAATTAGGTTGAACTTAAAATCTGGGACATAAAGAAATCGATGTAAAGTCAAATCTGGATGTATAGTAACCTGTCCTGCTAGAGTTACTCTTACTCTGTCCTGCTAGAGTTACTCTTACTCTTTGTGAATTAGGAAGGTTAAAATTAACAAGATTAGGTAATGGTTTGATGTTAACAATGATGCTAGAGTCAAAGGTCATGTGTTCTGAAGCACCAGAGTCAAGAATCCAAATATGACTCCTAAGATTGTTTTGTGAATAGGAAAGAATAAGCAAGCATGTACCAGCACAATTAGCATTGATATTGGTTTCAGAATTTGTTACAGCTTCCTGACCAACTTTAACTTGTTGAAGTAGTTCCATTAATTGTGTTAGTTGTTCTTGCTTTATACCAATGGTTGCTTCTACATCATAGATTGAACTTGACCATAACCTTCATCTGTTGTTACTGCATTTCCTTGAATAGGATTCTGAAATCTTCTTTGTTTGAACCCTGGCTTGAAATTCTGTGGATAACCATGAAGTTTATAGCACTTGTCGATTGTATGGCCTGATTTTTTGCAATAGTTGCAATTTAGACTTCTCCTGTTGTCTTGATTGTTTCAAAAACTATAACCACCAGTATTCATTGTAGAGTTTGTTGGTTTCACTTGAGTTGAATTAAACCTCTATGTCGGCACATCAAATGAACCAGATTCACTAGGATAATGTCCCATGTTCTGTATCCCTCTTTGCCTTTTTTCTTGCAAGAGTGAGTAATAGGCCCTATCAATATTAGGTGGAGGATGCATCATCATGATGCTTCCCCTAACACTAGTGTATGGCTCATTTAGCCCCATTAAAAACTGAACTAATTTCTGTCTCTCTTCAAGTGCATCATTTTTATCATTAGCTCCACACTTACAATCAACACAAATGCATACAGTCCTTGCATCGAGAAATTCTATTTCATCCCATATAGCTTTTATCTTGTTGAAATAAGTAGCAATGTCGGAGGATCCTTGCACTGTTTCTAATAGTTGTTTTTGCAAATCAAATGACTGTGCTAGGTTTGACTGCCCATACCTATCCTCAAGTTGTTTCCACAGAATCCTCGCAGGTTTAGAATGAATTACGCTTGGCCTGATGTCTGGAGTAAGGGAATTCAAAAGCCAAGCAAACACCATGTCATTACACCTTATCCAGTATCTCAGATATGGTGAATCATCCTTAGGCCTGATTAAGATGTTGTCAATAAGACCTAGCTTGTTTTTAGCAGATAAAGCAATCAAAATTAATTTTCTCCAGCCTCCGTATCCAGTTCCATCGAAAGAAGGAGAAATCAGACACATTCCAGGAgaatcagaagcatgcaaaaagTATGGATGATCGGCATCGATTTTAGTCGCTGTTGCTGCCATCAAAACGGCTTCAAGGAGAAGTTTTGAAGAATTTCAATGAATTTGAGTAGAGAATCAAAGGATCTAGAAGGAATTTGTAACAAAACAGTAGAGAAAATCAACTGGGTCGAGCagatgctctgataccatgttggaTTTAGAGAGAGAAATTTTAAAGAACTCAAAATGAATTTGTCTTCTATTCAAGTCTGTAACCGTTTACAAGACAGAAAATGAAGATATATACAATTAGCTAACTAACTAACCTCCTCACTTGTATCTACACTTATCACACCTGACTAAAAAGGAACATTTACATAATTACCCCGTTCTAGAGGTTACTAAAAGCTACTCTAACTATATACTTATGAACAACCCATgtgataaaagaaagaaaataatccGATGAAGGCCCAATAGGCCCAATAGCTGCCTGTAACCCGTGTAGCCCAACGTGGCCTTCTAAAAAAGAAACCCTATCTTCTCTATCATTTTGTTGTTGTGTCTCATCGGCAACATAAAGTGATTTAGAAAttttataaaaagtaaaaaaaacaatGACATCTTAACTTTTATTGTAATTGTTTTTGTGTCgtacttctttatttttgtcataTTTTTTAATTTTGGACATCAAAGTCTTAAACATCAACGTAATATTTATGTTTAAATTTTAAGCATGATGTTAGTGTAACCATATGGTTCAGAATTTAAAAGTTTTGTCTCATATTTTTAATGTCAACCATTTTACTAATGCTTTTGTCCAATTGAATTTCTATTAATCTAATTGTTGGAATATTAAGTCACTTTTTTGTGTGCAATATCTAATAAGTTATTTTCCATATCAATACATTATTTGTTATATTAAGCATTCTGATATATTATAGATAATATATAGATTATTCGACCAAATTAGATATTGACAAGAACGACATGTTATAGATAATATTTGAAGTCCAtataaattaataattaattCTCTTTTTGATTTAGTAATGGAATGCAATACTATACTAATTCAAGTTGGACAATAACACAAAACAATAGAATCCCATATGTTTTCAAAGTTGCAAAACCATACTGATCCCATGTAGACATTAACGCTATGAAGCATACTATATAATGGATTAGGGATTACATTATTCCATGGAATGAAATCTAGAGTACCGGTAGTACAAGAAAATAGTTCGAGCTGATTAcagaaatattttttcttttaccattttctatttatattaaaaaacCTTCAAatcttttgaaaaatattttcacaaaggaatccaaacaCACAAATCTACCCAAACAATAAAATTCACATGCGAAACCAAAATCGAAACTTTGAGCATCTTTCTTTTTTGgtcttttctttgttttgaagATGCAAATATATCAACTGGCAATTCTACTTAAAGTTAGAAAATTCATCACTTAATCGTGGAAAGATTACTAACATATGTTGTAACACTATTTGCCCTAGTTACGCGTTCGTAATATTTCTGGATTTAAAATACAACTAATTTTACTTTGAATATAAGACCACATTGCTTAGTAACTAAATTTGTACTATACACATTATTCGAAAAAAACATACATCAAACACATTATTTGTAAAGAAATATTAGGCAAGATATGATCACAATCTATATTTCTCTGCTCTACGGATACATATAATATGTAATCAACGTGACAAAATTGATCATCTATGCTGGTTCATAGGACTCCAATTATTTTgaattaaatattattttaatgTAATGATACCAATTTTCAACATGTAAAAGGTGCATCTTTTCTATGACCAATTGCTTTTGACATGATTTTTTCTTCTTATATACTTCTACTTTTTTGTCAATTTATTGTTCTTTCGTATAAATACTTACTGAAAATTTACGTGTAACGCACGTACATAGAGATtagtattattataaaagcacgaataatttATGTTGAATGTTGATTGACTAAAATATACCTGAAATTTTGATCGACTTTTATGCcttaaatatttgtataatttaaggATCTAATAGTAAATTACCTAATAATAGAATTCTTTTTCAATTTAAACTAAACATATTGCcaatcatataaaatatcctacTTGAATAAGAAAAGCACATCCATAATTTTCTATTAAAAAGAATTATTGTTCCTAATTACAATTCTCTATAACAAACAAGGAAACACGGAACGTACTAAATGAAAAATTTAGTACTATGCTCTAGAAACATTTATAACATTTAAACAAATTGAAAAATTCTTACTACTCTTTAAAGTTAATTTGTATAGTTCATATaaatctaaaactaaattatatgaTATATTATGTGTTCCTATATGATGAGTTATTATATAATAAATTAAgttaatttttaaaatgttatataataaaaatataattaaattatagtcttttaaaatataacatctacttttaaattaaaaaaaaatataagggCAAGTTTATAtgaatatttttcttttacttgatAATAAGGTGGTTCAAATAATACAAATGAGATTGTTctctttaatttatttatttttacttcAGTATGAGTAATTGATTCCTTTACAAATTTTTCAAAGATAATCGATGGATATATGTTAGATTTTTTCCTagaacaagttcgttcaagtctTCTATATATCGAAGTTTAACAAATTTTTCATTTGATTGGTTTATTTTTATTAGATGCTCATGTGCCATAAATTATTTCCAATTTAATGTTAcatcaatttattttaaaataaaaagcaaaatatttagaatattattattaatatATTATGTGTGATGATtggttaaaaataatttaaagtaaGTGAAACACAATTATGGTTCTGctacaaaaaacaaaaatatattacGATGTTCATACAGAATGTAAAAATCAACTGGAACTTTCTAAACAAATAGGAAGCTTGTATAATATAAGGTATTGATTTTATCTTTGTGTATTGTTCTAAGGATATTGATTTTATgaatttaatttttgtttttcaaattatCTATCTTTTCATATTTACCTTATTCTAgataataaatatttatatattttataaaataaatatttgtaGTATTTATATACTTTTAAATGTATCTATTATTCATGTCCACATAATTCTTGATTATTCTCGATAGTATATATTTAAATAGTGGAGATTTATccaaaattattaaaattgttttaacTCAAACGATTGAAATGAGTTTCAAATTTATCCTATACTTCTTCGTAATTTTCGATAACATTTTCAAGTAAAAAGATACGAACTCGACACAATTATGTGATTCATGTGATTAATCATGTATTTTATTATTCTTGCATATGttcaaaaattgtgaaaaaaCTTCTCAAAAACTTACATTatatgttttaaaaaaaaatcatcttaATAGGTGTCAtatgtaattttttttcttaCATAGTTGTGactattatttttattatattttaaggAGAAAGGTGATCATTTTGAGTGAAAAATGTACAAAAATCGAAATCTCTTGTAATTTATTAAATAACCATGGAGTACACAATGCTTAAATCCAGGGCAAAATACAAAATTAATCGCTTTGTCAAAATAATTATATTAGTTAGCCAAATAGTATATAAATTATGTATACTATATACATAATTCACATATATaccaaaaaaatatttatatgctATTATTTTTAGAAGCAATTAAAAATACATACTTCTCTAAAATCTTTAATCATGGATCACTACAAAAAAAACTGGAATTAGCTACGAACGTCGtcgctaatctgtcgctaaaaCGCTCGTAGCTAGCAGAATCTTTTGATAATccgtcgctaaatgagattagcgacgAATTTTTCTATTTAGCTACAGAATTTGTCTGTCGCTAAACCCTGATTTTTTAGTAGTTGGACTTGATTTATCATAATATTTgtataattaatattttattgcTTTGAATATGATAAAGCAACAATGATTATTTCATTTTGTAAATAATTTGTTACAAATTTAGTTAGTTGTTTTTTCATATCAAAGTTTTGACTAAAGATTTACATGCAATGCACGTACATAGTAACTAGTCTATACtctattaaaagcacgaagacccttagcgaaatgtcgttcgtcttttttgccctttaaaaaaagatttcacactagacaaaatTATCATTTAccctaaaaatcaaataaaattgtATTTATTAAAACTTCCCATATTTGAATTATTATATAGGAAGCCCTAATATTTAGGACCTTAAAATCAACTATATTGTATAAAGTAAAGTTCTAATTTATGACCAAATATATTAATTAACTTACGTTGAAAGACATTGGAAACTCAAAATCTTCAATATCTCACCAGAAACCATTAAACTTAAGATTCAAAGCCATTAACGGAAAAAATTGAACAACTACTGAAACTCTTTCTTATTTGAAGAAAAGAGGTACGAATTTTTATGTTATGAATTTTTGGAGTTGGAAACAATTTAATTCTATCTTGAAAaggtatttttctcttttagttacaattatattttaagaattaaatataatttaatattttttgaaaaaaatttttgtttattttacttCTCGCCTAGATCAGCGATATCAATATTCATTATTTCAAtaacttatatatttttaaaaattttattttataacttatAGAtgttatttaataatatttctcATATTTAGGAAAAATCATTTAATTAGttgcctaatatttaggactttgacatggaaaattatataattatctttttgttataaaaatatttgtttaagagTCCTTGACGTGCACTTTTGTTTTGGTTAAAAAATTTTAGTTAtagtattatttatttttctttccttttttaaaacTCCTTTTTTCGTATAATTATGTAATTTGATTATATAATGAGCTACagtaatttattttttttctaatctgttgaaaataattcatataataaaattaaataatctGCATTTTGATCTCGAAAAAAATTGTTATTTTCTATCAATTTGTTAATCCTGTTTGAGTCTTCTAAAATGAAGTAGTgaataacttttttttaaaaaataaaaataaaaaattcttaaGTTTTAAAGGATTATATGTGATTGCCGAAATTGAAAAAGAAGCATGATAATTTATGAATTTAAAGCGAgtgaattaaaaaattaaaataaatttgtaGGTGAATATATTGACTGATGATTGAGAATTTGTATGAAGATTCATCATTTTAGAGAATAttagcttttattttattattcaaacataatattttaatatattatttatttaatattttaaaattcttTCTTATTGAGATAGTGTACACGCGCAAAGCTTGTACCCTAAGACtatttattataaaagcatgaata
Coding sequences within:
- the LOC104234732 gene encoding uncharacterized protein, with translation MAATATKIDADHPYFLHASDSPGMCLISPSFDGTGYGGWRKLILIALSAKNKLGLIDNILIRPKDDSPYLRYWIRCNDMVFAWLLNSLTPDIRPSVIHSKPARILWKQLEDRYGQSNLAQSFDLQKQLLETVQGSSDIATYFNKIKAIWDEIEFLDARTVCICVDCKCGANDKNDALEERQKLVQFLMGLNEPYTSVRGSIMMMHPPPNIDRAYYSLLQEKRQRGIQNMGHYPSESGSFDVPT